GCCTCGGCCTTTGTTCCCAGCAGGGTCACCTTGGGGCCGCCGTGCGCCTCGAAAACGGCCTGCACGCAATCCGCAAGCATGTTCACGGGCAGGGAACGACGCGAATTGCGTCCGGCAAGCACCACACCGATGCCGCCCCCCTTACGCATGGCAATGGGGTTCACCGCCTCAGGCACAATGGGGTCCGGAGCCAGCAGACCCCAGAAATCCATAAGGTTCAGCGGGCTGGTACGCCGGTTGCGTGTCCAGCGGAAAGCAAGACGCATCCAATGGTCTTTCAGAGGCTGGCCGCCTTCTGTGCGATACCCGTGCACAACGGCCGGATCAAAAAGTGTGGCCATGGCAAAGTTAAGGCCTGAAAAATTGAGGTTGAACACACCGTCAAACTTCTCGGCCTGCATTGCCGCAAACAACGGCAGGTTTGCAGCAAGCACCTCTTCCGCCGTTGTTGTCCCGTGTGCCTGAATGCCATGCACCCGCACATCGGGATAGATGAGAGAAGCAAGGGAAACGAGCGAGCGGTCTATACACAGGTGAACTTCGTTGCCCCCCTGCTGCAAGGACAGGATAAGCCGCTTCGTCTGCAGCAGGTCGCCGAACCGGGCCAGCTGAATAACCAGATATTTCGACATGTTTATTCCATATCATCCTTCCGGCCATACCGCCGGAGTCCGCAACCTTCATCCATGCACCGCAAAGCAGTGCCATTTCCCTTGCCGCCCGAAGGCCGCCTACGCAAAGGAAAAGAACAAAAAACTGCCCTATTTCCCCGACATCATTACCGGATCAGGCCGCATACGGCAAGGGTGGCCCGCAGAGGGAGCGTCACTTCCTCCCGCGTAAGTCTGAAACATCTTCAAATTCATGTTTTACTTTACGGTTACGGCTCTGTATAAAGCCCCATGCGGTATTATCCAACCTTTCTAGACATGCGTGGCAAACGGTGCCTCATAGTGGGTATCGGCGACGTGGG
This region of Desulfovibrio subterraneus genomic DNA includes:
- a CDS encoding glycosyltransferase family 9 protein, producing MSKYLVIQLARFGDLLQTKRLILSLQQGGNEVHLCIDRSLVSLASLIYPDVRVHGIQAHGTTTAEEVLAANLPLFAAMQAEKFDGVFNLNFSGLNFAMATLFDPAVVHGYRTEGGQPLKDHWMRLAFRWTRNRRTSPLNLMDFWGLLAPDPIVPEAVNPIAMRKGGGIGVVLAGRNSRRSLPVNMLADCVQAVFEAHGGPKVTLLGTKAEAQLGSQLMRKFDGPLLQRTENLVGRTDFAGLLDCVGALDVVLTPDTGTMHLAAHLGTPVQAFFLSSAWSHETGPYGLGHRIWQAVLPCSPCLESRPCPINTQCLNVFADPKFLKILAGKFDDDYPANVIGQVSMLDAVGVTYMPVFGQDDASPQRKDQRGLVAERFGLMELASIGDNAQAALLFQESDWMLPQDNAGLAGDL